GATTTTTATTGTTGTTGCAAGTTTTGTTTTCTCCCGTCTATTGGGGACAAAGCCTCAAACGATTCCGCTTTTTTATCCACGATAACGTTCTGGCGATCCCCCGCTTATCTGAGGTGGGTTCCGGCACAACGATCTCCCCCTCTGCTGCTTTTGCCTACCCTGAGAATATCAGCCTCGGTAAGAATTGTCTGATCAACCATAACAACCGGATCTATGCTGGACCTGACACCAAGATCGTCCTCTTGGATGGGGTTATGGTGGGTCCAGATGTTTTCATGACATCAGATCATTTTTCCAGCTCTATGTCTAATCCCCATAAACCTCATTCCGGCAGTGCAGCAAATATCTTTATTGATAAGAATGTCCGGATCGGCGCCCATAGCATTATTCTACCTGGCGTATCAATTGGTCAAAACACAGCTGTCGGTGCTGGCTCTGTGGTCACCAAGGATGTTCCGGCTGATGTGATCGTTGCTGGTAATCCGGCTCGGGTAGTAAAAAAGTTACTCTAAACCCGTTTGGTGTGTGCATCGAAGCCAGAAGATTGTTGACGAGGTAAGAACATTTCGACGAGATCCATGTCCTTGTTTTTTTAGGTTCTTCCCCTAAATGCGTACCTGGAGACGAGGATGTCAGGGATATAAGGGTATAGAGACTGTGTGAGAATAAGGACAAC
This sequence is a window from Candidatus Neomarinimicrobiota bacterium. Protein-coding genes within it:
- a CDS encoding DapH/DapD/GlmU-related protein; its protein translation is MLNRFLLLLQVLFSPVYWGQSLKRFRFFIHDNVLAIPRLSEVGSGTTISPSAAFAYPENISLGKNCLINHNNRIYAGPDTKIVLLDGVMVGPDVFMTSDHFSSSMSNPHKPHSGSAANIFIDKNVRIGAHSIILPGVSIGQNTAVGAGSVVTKDVPADVIVAGNPARVVKKLL